The Thomasclavelia ramosa DSM 1402 genome includes a region encoding these proteins:
- a CDS encoding AraC family transcriptional regulator, which yields MNNEEQINKVIDYIEEHLQDENLTLTTIAQEIGYLKYHLYRMFTMIAGITIYQ from the coding sequence ATGAACAATGAAGAGCAAATTAATAAAGTAATAGATTATATTGAAGAACATCTACAGGATGAAAATTTAACACTTACTACGATTGCACAGGAAATTGGCTACTTAAAATATCATTTGTATCGAATGTTTACTATGATTGCAGGAATTACAATTTATCAATAG